A genomic window from Synechococcus sp. WH 8016 includes:
- the psb27 gene encoding photosystem II protein Psb27: MIAVLKRLTSRLINLSLALCLGLSLLVTACGNESSTLSGDYVQDTVAVAHTIHDTLALPQDAANRQEAEGEARDLITDYVSRYRARPKVNGLSSFTTMQTALNSLAGHYNNYTNRPVPDALRARIDKELGKAEKAAVRGT; the protein is encoded by the coding sequence AAACGCCTTACCAGCCGTCTAATCAATCTGAGCCTGGCCCTCTGTCTTGGGCTTTCCTTGCTCGTAACGGCCTGCGGAAACGAATCGTCCACGCTTAGCGGGGACTACGTCCAAGACACAGTCGCTGTTGCCCACACCATTCACGACACGTTGGCGTTGCCCCAGGACGCGGCGAATCGCCAAGAGGCTGAAGGAGAGGCTCGCGATTTGATCACCGACTACGTCTCTCGCTACAGAGCACGTCCCAAGGTGAACGGCTTGAGTTCTTTCACGACCATGCAGACGGCACTCAACTCCTTGGCTGGTCACTACAACAACTACACCAACCGTCCCGTTCCCGATGCTCTGCGAGCCAGGATCGACAAGGAACTGGGCAAGGCCGAAAAAGCAGCCGTTCGCGGCACTTGA
- a CDS encoding adenylosuccinate synthase: MRLRAADSLANVVVIGAQWGDEGKGKITDLLSRSADVVVRYQGGVNAGHTIVVDGRVLKLHLIPSGILYPDTTCLIGSGTVVDPKVMLEELDMLISNGIDISGLQLASTAHVTMPYHRLLDLAMEKQRGERRIGTTGRGIGPTYADKSQRSGIRVLDLLDEDRLRDRLEGPLSEKNQLLETIYGEKPLDAEEIIGEYLAYGKRLAPHVVDCTRAIHEAASNRKNILFEGAQGTLLDLDHGTYPYVTSSNPVSGGACIGAGVGPTLIDRVIGVAKAYTTRVGEGPFPTELSGSLNDQLCDRGGEFGTTTGRRRRCGWFDGVIGRYAVQVNGLDCLAITKLDVLDEMDEIQVSVAYELDGERIEHFPSSSEDFARCKPIFETLPGWQCSTAECRRLEDLPAPAMDYLRFLADLMDVPIAIVSLGASRDQTIVVEDPIHGPKRALLSA; the protein is encoded by the coding sequence ATGCGGCTTCGGGCCGCCGATTCTTTGGCCAACGTTGTCGTCATCGGTGCTCAATGGGGTGACGAGGGAAAAGGAAAGATCACGGATCTTCTGAGCCGCTCCGCTGATGTTGTGGTGCGTTATCAGGGAGGCGTTAACGCCGGCCACACCATCGTGGTGGACGGTCGCGTGCTCAAGCTTCACCTGATCCCTTCCGGAATCCTCTACCCAGACACCACCTGCCTGATCGGCTCCGGAACCGTGGTCGATCCCAAGGTGATGCTCGAAGAACTCGACATGCTGATCTCCAACGGGATCGACATTTCAGGACTCCAGCTGGCATCGACGGCGCACGTCACGATGCCGTACCACCGCCTCTTGGATCTGGCGATGGAAAAGCAACGAGGTGAGCGCAGAATCGGCACAACCGGCCGCGGCATCGGCCCCACCTATGCGGATAAGTCTCAGCGAAGCGGCATTCGTGTTCTCGACCTGCTCGACGAAGATCGACTGCGGGATCGGCTTGAAGGGCCGTTGAGCGAGAAGAATCAACTGCTCGAAACCATCTATGGCGAAAAGCCGTTGGATGCTGAAGAAATCATCGGTGAATATCTGGCTTACGGAAAGCGCTTAGCGCCTCACGTGGTGGATTGCACCCGTGCCATCCATGAAGCCGCAAGCAACCGCAAAAACATTCTTTTTGAAGGAGCGCAAGGCACTCTCCTCGACCTCGATCACGGAACCTATCCCTACGTGACCTCCTCCAATCCTGTGTCAGGAGGGGCCTGCATCGGTGCAGGTGTCGGCCCGACCCTGATCGACCGAGTGATTGGGGTGGCCAAGGCTTACACCACTCGGGTTGGAGAAGGTCCCTTCCCCACAGAGCTCTCGGGAAGTTTGAACGACCAGCTCTGTGATCGAGGCGGGGAGTTTGGAACAACCACGGGCCGCCGACGCCGCTGTGGCTGGTTTGATGGGGTGATTGGGCGCTACGCCGTTCAAGTCAACGGACTGGATTGCCTGGCGATCACCAAGCTCGATGTCCTGGACGAGATGGATGAAATCCAGGTGTCCGTCGCCTACGAGCTCGACGGCGAACGCATTGAGCACTTCCCCAGCAGCTCCGAAGATTTCGCTCGCTGCAAGCCCATCTTTGAAACCCTCCCTGGTTGGCAATGTTCCACGGCGGAATGCCGTCGCCTCGAAGACCTTCCTGCGCCGGCGATGGACTACCTGCGCTTCCTCGCCGACCTGATGGATGTGCCGATTGCCATCGTTTCCCTCGGCGCCAGCCGAGACCAAACGATCGTGGTGGAAGATCCGATCCATGGCCCCAAACGCGCACTCCTCAGCGCCTGA
- a CDS encoding adenosine kinase has product MSSTPRFSTASSLDVVGIGNAIVDVLVQTEDQFLSDHNLSKGSMALVDEDQAKSLYEASGPGLETSGGSAANTLAGLAQLGSKSGFIGRVRDDQLGTIFIHDIRSVGTRFETPAAVSGASTARCLILVTSDAERTMCTYLGASTQLDPDDLDLSMVRDTKVLYLEGYLWDSPEAKKAFITAAEACRESGGQVALSLSDGFCVDRHRESFLELVDGHVDVLFANEDEIKSLYGATDFESALEQVKGRCSVAVLTRSVQGSVVLCGDQRWDIPSYKLGDLVDTTGAGDLYAGGFLHGYTHDLPLDVCGKMGSICAGQVVTQLGPRSKVSLPDLIAKHLD; this is encoded by the coding sequence ATGTCCTCCACTCCCCGGTTCAGCACCGCCAGTTCTCTCGACGTCGTAGGCATCGGTAACGCCATCGTCGACGTCTTGGTTCAAACCGAGGACCAATTTCTGAGCGATCACAACCTCAGCAAGGGCAGCATGGCCCTTGTTGACGAGGACCAAGCCAAAAGCCTCTACGAAGCAAGCGGTCCAGGTCTCGAAACCTCTGGAGGTTCAGCCGCCAACACCCTGGCCGGTCTCGCTCAACTCGGGAGCAAGTCCGGGTTCATTGGTCGTGTTCGTGACGACCAACTAGGAACCATCTTTATCCACGACATCCGCTCTGTGGGCACCCGTTTTGAGACACCGGCTGCCGTGAGCGGTGCGAGTACGGCCCGTTGCCTCATCTTGGTCACCTCGGATGCCGAGCGCACCATGTGCACCTACCTCGGTGCCTCAACCCAACTGGATCCTGATGATCTCGATCTCTCCATGGTTCGCGACACCAAGGTTCTCTATCTCGAGGGCTACCTCTGGGATAGCCCTGAGGCCAAAAAGGCTTTCATCACGGCGGCTGAAGCCTGCCGAGAAAGCGGCGGACAAGTCGCCCTCTCCCTCTCCGATGGTTTCTGCGTTGACCGTCACCGTGAAAGCTTTCTCGAGCTTGTCGATGGACATGTCGATGTGCTCTTTGCCAATGAGGATGAGATCAAATCGTTGTACGGAGCCACAGACTTCGAGAGCGCACTTGAACAAGTGAAAGGTCGATGCAGCGTGGCCGTGCTGACCCGCAGTGTTCAAGGGTCTGTGGTGCTCTGCGGTGATCAACGCTGGGACATCCCCTCCTACAAACTCGGCGATCTCGTCGACACCACAGGAGCGGGCGATCTCTATGCGGGTGGCTTCCTGCATGGCTACACCCATGACCTTCCCCTTGATGTCTGCGGCAAAATGGGATCAATCTGTGCCGGACAGGTGGTGACCCAATTAGGGCCTCGCTCCAAGGTTTCCTTGCCTGATCTGATCGCTAAGCATCTGGATTGA